A part of Rattus norvegicus strain BN/NHsdMcwi chromosome 4, GRCr8, whole genome shotgun sequence genomic DNA contains:
- the Vom1r68 gene encoding vomeronasal 1 receptor 68 yields MSSFKNVFYFQAGLGILANMFLPFFYTFIILGHKPRPTDLISCQLTFIHIIMVLIGGDILFTDLFELLNIENDFKCKTIFYTSRVMRGLSICTTCLLSVFQAVTISPNTSFLAKFKQKLKKYMVYVFLCIWSFNLSFSTNRIFYVGGFINVSETNQMQVTKSCSLLPMDTIIRALIFTISTSRDVFLVGVMLTTSVYMVITMFRHQRQCKYLYSISSLRESPEKRATKTILLLVSFFVIMYWVDFIISFTSDMLWMYDPVILTFQKFLMYAYPTITPLVQISSDNRIIIMLKNMQSKRYRSFV; encoded by the coding sequence ATGTCATCATTCAAGAATGTATTTTATTTCCAAGCTGGACTTGGAATCCTAGCAaatatgtttcttccttttttctataCCTTCATAATTCTAGGTCACAAACCTAGGCCTACAGATCTGATCTCTTGTCAACTGACTTTCATCCACATAATAATGGTTCTTATTGGAGGGGATATTTTGTTTACAGACTTATTTGAGTTACTAAACATTGAGAATGACTTCAAATGTAAGACAATTTTTTATACTAGCAGAGTGATGAGAGGCCTCTCTATCTGTaccacctgcctcctgagtgtgttcCAGGCTGTCACGATCAGTCCCAATACCTCTTTTTTGGCTAAAtttaaacaaaaactaaaaaagtaTATGGTCTATGTTTTCTTGTGTATTTGGTCTTTCAATTTGTCCTTCAGTACCAACCGGATCTTCTATGTTGGTGGTTTTATCAATGTGAGTGAGACCAACCAGATGCAGGTCACTAAATCCTGCTCACTTTTACCCATGGACACCATTATCAGGGCATTGATTTTTACAATTTCAACCTccagagatgtgtttcttgtaggagTCATGCTAACCACAAGTGTGTACATGGTGATTACCATGTTCAGGCATCAAAGGCAATGCAAGTATCTTTATAGCATCAGCAGTCTGAGAGAGTCCCCTGAGAAAAGGGCCACCAAGACCATCTTGCTACTGGTGTCTTTCTTTGTCATCATGTACTGGgtggacttcatcatctcattCACCTCAGACATGTTATGGATGTACGACCCAGTCATCCTGACTTTTCAGAAGTTTCTGATGTATGCCTATCCTACAATTACCCCTTTGGTACAAATTAGTTCTGATAACAGAATAATAATTATGCTAAAAAATATGCAGTCAAAGCGTTACCGgagttttgtttaa